One part of the Amaranthus tricolor cultivar Red isolate AtriRed21 chromosome 16, ASM2621246v1, whole genome shotgun sequence genome encodes these proteins:
- the LOC130802603 gene encoding uncharacterized protein LOC130802603: MRLRWGLANVDELREFADWILNVGDRKLGGLNDGEAIIDIPEYILIKGAFDPMAAIVDCTYPGIFDGLIVNPYFYSRAVLAPTNEIVDKVNEHDLSLFPGEEGLYLSSNSIDKFIANYE; this comes from the coding sequence ATGAGATTAAGATGGGGGTTAGCCAATGTTGATGAATTGCGAGAATTTGCAGATTGGATTCTCAATGTTGGTGATAGAAAACTTGGAGGACTTAACGATGGAGAGGCTATTATCGATATACctgaatatatattaataaagggTGCATTTGATCCAATGGCTGCAATCGTAGATTGCACATATCCTGGAATTTTTGATGGTTTAATTGTTAATCCGTACTTTTACAGTAGGGCAGTTCTAGCACCCACAAACGAGATTGTCGATAAGGTCAATGAACATGATTTATCACTTTTTCCAGGAGAAGAGGGATTGTATTTGAGCTCCAATTCAATCGACAAATTTATCGCTAATTATGAATGA